Proteins from a genomic interval of Funiculus sociatus GB2-C1:
- a CDS encoding glucosaminidase domain-containing protein: MALLDELVKNYAAKDLETIFNQVGIPSAKVHPINRQPLKEVTLAQWLLESGRATSDLAIKAFNFAGLKWRHPDMDGFATAIKIKVPSEPQEGEFCQFKDVDAYIMGYWKFLTRSPYAGLEEHTHAPETFIGFLQRKGYAADPRYINKVMGLLPEAQQLLARASGITITLPPVQLQATRAPQEVEVGQNFRVEGVASITDSGKVLLLKIDDTFPSKGAAIGQDGKWQIDFVFHQAGARKMQIAVGSETTEISIKAVPSASDQDDEETPNPTGKVAIKLTKSVGVGVVNNNKEEVKAVKQRLRDLGYTWVGNPDSVTIDTGTVKAIKLFQSIIAGRSTVAGDGRIDVGGPTHQWLQAANAPRWVAMPFSNPSIGFVNFERDQTNDEHDFGTDWLADTILAIAKDYQASYRNANPSAAPFAINDISLPHGGDTPDHAGHETGLMCDVFLPRKDGKFGGIHWWDTSYDRSATRALIKSMRKHKLVRAVFFNDPQLIQQRLCSRVPGHDHHLHFEINPPVRA; encoded by the coding sequence ATGGCATTACTAGACGAGTTAGTGAAAAACTATGCGGCTAAAGATTTGGAAACAATCTTTAACCAGGTTGGCATTCCCTCTGCAAAAGTTCACCCAATAAATCGGCAACCTTTAAAAGAAGTGACGCTGGCTCAATGGTTGCTGGAATCGGGCAGAGCAACCAGCGACCTCGCTATCAAGGCCTTCAATTTCGCTGGCTTGAAATGGCGGCATCCTGATATGGATGGGTTTGCCACCGCTATTAAAATTAAAGTTCCTTCTGAACCTCAAGAAGGTGAGTTCTGTCAATTCAAGGATGTTGATGCCTACATTATGGGCTACTGGAAGTTTTTAACCCGCTCTCCCTACGCAGGCTTAGAAGAGCATACTCATGCGCCAGAGACATTCATTGGATTTTTGCAACGTAAAGGGTATGCTGCCGACCCTAGGTATATCAACAAAGTTATGGGCTTACTCCCAGAAGCGCAGCAGTTACTTGCCCGTGCCAGCGGGATTACAATTACGCTCCCACCTGTACAACTCCAGGCAACCCGTGCGCCTCAAGAAGTTGAGGTAGGGCAGAATTTCAGGGTTGAAGGTGTTGCCTCCATAACTGATAGTGGCAAAGTTTTGTTGCTTAAGATAGACGATACATTCCCATCCAAAGGTGCAGCTATCGGTCAGGATGGTAAATGGCAAATTGATTTCGTGTTTCACCAAGCGGGCGCTCGCAAAATGCAAATAGCTGTCGGCAGCGAAACTACAGAAATCTCTATTAAAGCTGTTCCTTCTGCCAGTGACCAAGATGACGAAGAAACGCCAAACCCTACAGGAAAGGTGGCGATAAAGTTAACCAAAAGCGTGGGAGTTGGCGTAGTTAACAACAATAAAGAAGAAGTTAAAGCTGTCAAACAGCGATTGCGTGACTTAGGTTATACCTGGGTGGGTAATCCTGATAGTGTAACCATAGATACGGGTACGGTTAAAGCAATTAAGCTGTTCCAATCTATTATTGCGGGTCGCAGCACGGTTGCAGGTGATGGACGAATTGATGTGGGTGGTCCTACTCATCAATGGTTACAAGCTGCGAATGCACCACGTTGGGTAGCAATGCCGTTTAGTAATCCATCAATTGGTTTTGTCAATTTTGAGCGCGACCAAACTAATGATGAACACGATTTTGGTACAGATTGGTTAGCCGATACCATTCTTGCGATCGCCAAGGATTATCAAGCCAGTTATCGAAACGCTAATCCGAGTGCTGCCCCATTTGCCATCAACGATATTAGTCTTCCGCATGGAGGCGATACGCCTGACCATGCGGGACATGAAACTGGCTTAATGTGCGATGTCTTTTTGCCCAGAAAGGATGGGAAATTTGGCGGAATTCACTGGTGGGATACCAGTTACGACCGAAGCGCTACGCGAGCGCTGATTAAATCCATGCGTAAGCATAAGCTAGTACGGGCAGTTTTTTTCAACGATCCGCAGCTCATTCAGCAAAGGTTGTGTTCTCGCGTGCCAGGTCACGACCATCACCTTCACTTTGAAATTAACCCGCCCGTGAGAGCCTAA
- a CDS encoding N-acetylmuramoyl-L-alanine amidase, whose protein sequence is MKFGIDIGHNCPPDTGAVGLQKEDDLTRAVGRLLMQKLAAAGHTVVNCTPTTASSETDSLRQRVNKANDNRVDVFVSIHFNKFNSKANGTEVFAISRVSQSIAESVLKEVVQLGFKNRGVKNTPFFVLKHTSMPAILVECCFCDSSKDMNIFGAEEMAEAIKHGLIGESDDNSLPQPGLLRISKSTILKPSTEQALDLPPETLANIAPGDYPVLDFRYEEKHYWVKWVDKSQANRDEHFVFENHGKVVDKP, encoded by the coding sequence ATGAAATTTGGTATTGATATCGGACATAATTGCCCACCGGATACAGGTGCAGTCGGACTTCAAAAAGAAGATGATTTAACAAGAGCGGTTGGCAGATTATTGATGCAAAAATTAGCAGCCGCAGGTCACACAGTCGTTAACTGTACGCCAACAACAGCTAGCAGTGAGACTGACTCTTTAAGGCAGCGAGTCAACAAAGCCAATGATAATCGTGTTGATGTCTTTGTCTCGATTCATTTTAATAAATTCAATAGCAAAGCCAATGGAACCGAAGTCTTTGCGATTAGTCGAGTCAGCCAGTCTATAGCAGAATCAGTCCTTAAAGAGGTTGTCCAGCTTGGCTTCAAAAACCGAGGCGTAAAAAATACTCCATTCTTCGTTTTAAAACACACCTCAATGCCCGCCATTTTAGTTGAGTGTTGTTTTTGTGACTCGTCAAAAGATATGAATATCTTTGGGGCTGAGGAAATGGCTGAAGCAATCAAGCATGGGTTAATTGGGGAATCAGATGATAATTCGCTCCCTCAGCCTGGACTTTTGCGAATTAGCAAGTCAACTATCTTAAAACCTTCTACCGAACAAGCCCTAGATTTACCGCCAGAAACACTAGCTAACATTGCTCCTGGTGATTATCCCGTCTTAGATTTCCGGTATGAAGAAAAACACTACTGGGTTAAGTGGGTTGATAAAAGTCAGGCTAATCGAGATGAACATTTTGTTTTTGAGAACCACGGGAAAGTTGTAGACAAGCCGTAA
- a CDS encoding AAA-like domain-containing protein, protein MVNFLTGKPVDRAIFEDICQKLSLNCGEIAEFNLETPLVLGEETQMEFRRNYGDLEEVDDVSSFQNSREKPTEVEGAEFLRSLHVSDLGELEEYKIFETKEPFGRLSAVEAQGMDFAFYVERPPIEERCYSEILKPGCLLRIKAPWQTGKTELMSRLINYVEQKGYRTVVLNLRDATQEDFTNLDNFLQWFCTIFADRLELTTSVEEHWRKSIGNSKIKCRSYFEKYLLPGDSPLALALDEVDRIFPIREIASEFLGMLRTWHEDAKTRQLWRQLRLVVLHSEIYTEIDINQSPFNAGCEMTLTDFNQEQVLSLAQRYGLEWDTARVTQLMAMVGGHPYLVGEALKQIAQQYTTLEELLQTSHTARGVYSRHLERHWRNLQSNPELACAFQKIVLANSPVEFNSQLNQSMAVKLNDLGLVKLLSNNAIPRYELYRQYFRDRLQDNL, encoded by the coding sequence GTGGTCAACTTTCTGACAGGTAAACCAGTAGATCGGGCAATTTTTGAAGATATCTGTCAGAAATTGTCCTTAAACTGCGGGGAAATTGCTGAATTTAACCTGGAAACTCCATTAGTTCTAGGTGAGGAGACTCAGATGGAGTTCAGGAGAAATTATGGAGACTTGGAAGAAGTTGATGATGTATCAAGCTTTCAGAACAGCCGAGAGAAGCCAACTGAAGTGGAAGGAGCCGAGTTTTTGCGATCGCTCCATGTAAGCGATTTAGGTGAACTGGAAGAATACAAAATTTTTGAGACAAAAGAGCCGTTTGGGCGTCTGTCTGCTGTGGAAGCCCAAGGGATGGATTTTGCCTTTTATGTAGAACGCCCACCCATTGAAGAGCGCTGTTATTCGGAGATTTTGAAGCCGGGATGCCTGCTGCGAATTAAAGCCCCTTGGCAGACAGGAAAAACAGAGCTGATGTCAAGGCTCATAAATTACGTTGAACAAAAGGGGTACCGAACAGTAGTTTTAAACTTACGGGACGCAACCCAAGAAGATTTCACTAATCTGGATAATTTCTTGCAGTGGTTTTGTACAATCTTCGCTGACAGATTGGAATTGACTACAAGTGTGGAAGAACACTGGCGCAAGAGTATTGGGAATAGCAAGATTAAATGTCGAAGCTACTTTGAGAAGTATTTGTTACCAGGAGATAGTCCCCTAGCTTTAGCTTTAGATGAGGTAGACCGAATTTTCCCAATACGGGAAATTGCCAGCGAGTTTTTAGGTATGCTGCGAACCTGGCATGAGGACGCTAAGACTCGCCAACTCTGGCGGCAACTTCGGCTAGTCGTGTTGCATTCGGAAATCTACACTGAGATTGATATCAATCAGTCCCCGTTTAATGCTGGATGTGAGATGACATTAACAGACTTCAACCAAGAGCAAGTGCTTTCTTTAGCACAACGGTATGGACTGGAGTGGGATACAGCCAGAGTTACACAGTTAATGGCAATGGTGGGAGGACATCCCTACTTGGTGGGGGAAGCCCTCAAACAGATAGCACAACAATATACAACGCTTGAAGAATTGCTGCAAACATCTCATACGGCACGGGGAGTCTATAGTCGCCACTTAGAACGACATTGGAGAAATCTGCAATCTAACCCTGAACTAGCTTGTGCTTTTCAAAAGATAGTCCTAGCTAACTCTCCAGTGGAATTTAACTCCCAGTTAAATCAAAGTATGGCAGTGAAGTTAAATGACTTGGGACTGGTGAAGCTTTTAAGCAATAATGCAATTCCCCGTTACGAGTTATACCGCCAGTATTTTCGCGATCGCCTTCAAGATAATTTATGA